The window CGCGTCAGTCTCGTGGTAGACGGTGGCCGACGCCGTCGTCGACGTCGCCGTCAGTTCCGGGTCTGTCGAATTCGTTCCTCCATCCGCCGAATCGGAAGCCGTCGACTGTCCCCTCGCGTCGCTGTCGCCGTCGTCGTCCGTCGAGTCCATGACTGACAGTGCACGGCGACCGACCTAAGCGTTGGCTCGACCGGGGGGCCTGAGCTGTTGTCGATACGACCGGCCCGCGTGCTGGTTCACCGCGACCCTCGAGGAGTGAGGGAACGCGCTGTCGGAGACAGAACTAAGCGGCCACACCTGCGATCCACTCCCATGGTCGAACTCGACGTACCCGACGCAGAGACGCTTGCGGACGTCAACGACGTCAGCATCGGCGACTTCCCCCGCCTCGCCTACGCCGAACGCCGCCGGGACTCGCCTCGGGTCGACGACGTCTCCGCGGCGACTCGCGACGCGATCGGGGATATCCCCGCCCTGACCGACCTCGACGAGGGTGCCGAGGTGGCCGTCACAGCCGGGAGCCGCGGCATCCACGACATGCCCGAACTGATTGAGGCGGTCGTCGCCGAGCTTTCGGAGCGCGGGCTGGATCCCTTCGTCATGCCGGCGATGGGGAGTCACGGCGGCGCGACGCCGGGGGGGCAGCGCGACGTCCTGGAGGGGTACGGGATCACCGAGGAGCGACTGGGCTGTGAGATCCGCGATTCGATGGCCGTCGAGCCCGTCGCCGAGGACTCAGAGGGACGTCCGATCCCGGTGTCGAGGGTCGCCCTAGAGGCCGACGCGGTGCTCGTCGCCAACCGGGTGAAGCTCCACACCGACTTTCGCAACGAGGTGGAGTCCGGGCTGACGAAGATGACCGTCGTCGGCCTCGGCAAGCAGCGCGGGGCAGAAGAGATGCACAACGCCGCCATCTCCCGCGGGCTCGATACCGTGATTCAGGAACGCGCCGACGCCATCTTCGAGCACGCCCCTGTCGTCGGCGGGATCGCGCTCGTCGAGAACGCGAACGACCGCGCCGCGCTGATTGAGGGCGTCCCGGTCGGAGAGATCTCCGACCGCGAGCCCGAACTGCTCGCCCGCTCGAAGATGCTGTTCGGCGAACTCCCGGTCGACCACCTCGACCTGCTCGTCGTCGACGAGATCGGGAAGGACGTCTCCGGCACCGGGATGGACACCAACGTGATCGGCCGCTACCAGTTCCTCAACGAGGAGGAGCCCGCCCTGCCCGACATCACGCGGATCTACGCCCGCGACGTCACCGACGCCTCCCACGGCAACGGGATCGGGATGGGGCTCGCGGACTTCGTCCACGAGGACCTCGTCGTACAGTTGAACCTCTCGGACACCTACGTGAACGCCGTGACCAGCGGCGAGTCCTCCCGCGCGTTCGTCCCGATCGTCTCGCCGAGCGACCGGACTGCGCTGCTGCTGGCGTACTCTATTACGGGCGTCCGCGACCCCGAAGACCTCCGTATCGGCTACGTCCGGAGCACGCTCCACCCGGACG of the Halococcus salifodinae DSM 8989 genome contains:
- a CDS encoding DUF362 domain-containing protein; protein product: MVELDVPDAETLADVNDVSIGDFPRLAYAERRRDSPRVDDVSAATRDAIGDIPALTDLDEGAEVAVTAGSRGIHDMPELIEAVVAELSERGLDPFVMPAMGSHGGATPGGQRDVLEGYGITEERLGCEIRDSMAVEPVAEDSEGRPIPVSRVALEADAVLVANRVKLHTDFRNEVESGLTKMTVVGLGKQRGAEEMHNAAISRGLDTVIQERADAIFEHAPVVGGIALVENANDRAALIEGVPVGEISDREPELLARSKMLFGELPVDHLDLLVVDEIGKDVSGTGMDTNVIGRYQFLNEEEPALPDITRIYARDVTDASHGNGIGMGLADFVHEDLVVQLNLSDTYVNAVTSGESSRAFVPIVSPSDRTALLLAYSITGVRDPEDLRIGYVRSTLHPDELYVSDPVADELAECDDVDVGERREIEFDDAGDFVFGFEGR